A portion of the Cololabis saira isolate AMF1-May2022 chromosome 17, fColSai1.1, whole genome shotgun sequence genome contains these proteins:
- the prr18 gene encoding proline-rich protein 18 yields MPFPPISLQQRISSPGRELFGKKKACSAVPVPPQTEPEKEKQQATSWASANLRNLGRRTQQEKHKSQPQKCAAAAGGETQGKAKDASKAVRRSSSMDSSRHLRREEGHREIQFSLSLTPEAILVIQKRNLEKQMLAKQQKCCASADFRHRRVFPSSKKAHGGSNKGCAPDSSSPEQDISAIVKISLLNDQYKYDDVEYEEEDGDVDETVVRKCKEWLKGVENAAALGKVDKLNALPHLKGC; encoded by the coding sequence ATGCCTTTTCCTCCCATCAGCCTGCAGCAGCGCATCTCCTCGCCTGGCAGGGAGCTGTTCGGGAAAAAGAAAGCCTGCAGCGCGGTGCCGGTTCCTCCTCAGACTGAACCCGAGAAAGAAAAGCAGCAGGCCACTTCTTGGGCATCTGCGAATTTAAGGAATCTAGGGCGAAGGACGCAGCAGGAGAAGCACAAAAGCCAACCCCAGAagtgcgctgctgctgctgggggagAGACTCAGGGAAAAGCGAAGGATGCGTCCAAAGCAGTGCGGCGCTCCAGCTCCATGGACTCCAGCAGACACCTCAGGAGAGAAGAAGGGCACAGGGAGATCCAGTTCAGCCTCAGCCTCACCCCCGAGGCCATTCTCGTCATACAAAAGCGGAATTTAGAAAAGCAGATGCTGGCCAAGCAGCAGAAGTGCTGCGCGTCCGCGGACTTTCGGCACCGGAGAGTTTTCCCATCATCCAAAAAGGCGCACGGCGGCTCCAACAAGGGCTGCGCTCCCGACAGCAGCAGCCCGGAGCAGGACATCAGCGCCATCGTCAAAATCTCGCTGCTCAACGACCAATACAAGTACGACGACGTGGAGTacgaggaggaggacggggacGTGGACGAGACTGTTGTGAGGAAGTGTAAAGAGTGGCTGAAGGGGGTGGAAAACGCAGCCGCTTTGGGAAAAGTGGACAAACTTAACGCGCTTCCGCACCTCAAAGGCTGCTAA